Below is a genomic region from Henckelia pumila isolate YLH828 chromosome 3, ASM3356847v2, whole genome shotgun sequence.
CAAGCCGTCATGTCAGCAAATTAGATCAAAATAAccgaaaattaaatttaatgcatcaaaatcaaaatttaaaaaattaatgaaatcaAATTAAACCAAAGAACAGATAATTTAatggacaaaaaaaaattattattattattattattattatttgaaatttcaaatGCATTATATAACAACATAGCATATCATAAAATGGCTGGACGTTACCCATGGGGTAGGGTAGCATCGACGTTACCGTCAAGTACATGTTTGTGGCAAGCAACCTTGACAAAGCCTTTAGACGAAGAAAATGGAACCTTCAAACCCTTGCAATGAAGAGTAAGCCCTCGATGGATCCTGAAACCCCCgaacttcatcatcatcttcgACCACAATCTTAGATCCAATGCCTTTGCATTCAAATCCTGAGCCACGGTCCCGTTTACTCGGACATCTTTCGCCACCAGATCAAACCCCACAACCGTGATGTTTCTGTTCGGCTGGTGGAACGGAGGGACGGTGCTGTTATCGCACAGCGTCGCGTCCTTGTACGACAACGAACCCGTCACTCCCTTGTAATACACCGCGAACCCGCTGCTGGGATTGTCGGCTCGGAGCACGAAGTGGAATTTGGCGTTCAGCGTGTCGTTGGCGAAGCTGTAGCCGGAGATCCACCCCTGCTCTATCGAGAATCCCAAGTATTTGGGTAGAAATGAGAGCCATATGATTGTGGCTACTAGACAGATGAAGATTATGGAGAGCACAGTAACGATGGCGATACATGCCTTTTGCTTGGACTCCATATTCTTCTTCTCCCCACACCATTGCAGTGTCGGTATCTTCATCATGAGTACTACGGACGACATATTAATGTTCGACCAGCatcgttgttgttgttgttgttgttgtgagTACGGCATCTTCGGCCAACACCGTGGCTGTGGCTGTTCCTGTGTTGATGATTGTAGGGGCCAAATCTTAGGCCAACGCCGTGGCTGCGGTGGAGGCGCCGGGGGTGGTTCCATTTGAGGATGATGGCGTATGTAAAAGTTGAGGATATATATAATAGTTTTTTTGTACGTGTTGCATGAAAGAGTACGTTGCTAGCTAGCTACGTTTTTTTGAGttgctttatatatatataattgatttttgaatagttaataaaaactaaagatggttaaaaattgaaaagattattaatttatatgtaAAACACTGGTGAACAAAGGCtataaattatttcaaatgtTGACATACATTTTGTTCggatttattattaattaaaatgattttacGTTTTAATAACTTTTCTATATTATGAGTTAGTATGCTTTGGAAATTAAATCAAaagtaattattttaaaattttcatatttaattatatagtaTACATTATTATTTGTCAGCCCcacaaaggaaaaaaaaaatttacgtccaaaaatggttattataaatttataactaTTAAATATCtagtttaaaaaaaactattaaaTATCTAAATCATGtgtatatagtatatatatatatatgtatactaTATTGGTTGGAATtggatatatatacatatatatgagaCATCAAACAGAAGTCAATACGCGCGTAAAGTTTGTGTTCgatgtattttatttaaataatgagatttgatttgaaaatgTATTTTAAAATTGGTTTAAAATAATTACCCGCTTCCTTGATATATTTCAAATCAGTcgtaatataattatatttatatgaaCTAATCAAAAGGTGGATTTGAAAGACACATAatataaattcataaaaaaaaaaacatatacatGTATAATTAACCTTACACGTTGGCTGTAAAATGGATTTAAATTAGATGCACCTTAACTAATTATAACAATTATCTCTACTCTAAAATATCACTTTCTAAGAATTCGAAATTATGaactataatattttattatatcatCATACAATTCGTTTATTGTTCTTATGAGGAACTCAATAAAGCTAAAGCTGTGAATGTGGGGAAAAAAGAGCTTggttttgatttaaatattcTTGTCTTGTGAAGATCGAGTAAGTGGtcctcttttattttattttatttttttttcttttcctttacCTTTTTTAAGCGATGTTTTGGAATCTAATTCTCACAAAATTGCTATTTTGCTCAGGTATCAAGTTATTCCAAACTATAGTTTTCAATATTGCACTTTATTTTGTCTTTAAACGAGATGAGATGAGACATAATTTTGACTAGCTGTGACGCACATATATTATGTGTGCAacgtaatatataaatataatgtgttgtgtgtatataatataacgtaaatttgtttttttaaaaaaatgtttgatTTTACTATGATATGTATTTTTTGTAATTTGacatttttatatgatttttttttttgcaattttgagGTTGAGGAAAAAAGTCAATTACAAATGTTCTTTCttgatatataatatagataCAAAGAAATTTGTAATTTCGGTATCATATTATCTTTTTGCGATTTTCTCATCTACAGATGAAATATATGCTGATGAATTGGGTAAAAAAGACAATAATCCGAAAGGTAGATAGATAGGCCCAATTAGCCCAATTCTCAATTACAACTAATCCGCTTCTCCCCAAACCCTAAAATGCGAAAATTAAATCCACATCAGTTTCAATTCCATGCGACAGCTTACACAAGTAATCGAGACCCAAATGATTCATTGAACAATGGAGCTTGTTGGCAGATAATTTGAGTGTAGCCGAGCATCGTCGCCCAATCAGGAGCGGAGATTTGAGTTGAAGCCCACGGAAGAAGGTAGGATTTTGAGTTagtagcatttttttttttgaataaattaagtTTGTAGCATTTGATTTGATGTTATGGATAGAAATGACGTAGCGGGAGTTTTACAGGGAGAAATCGTAATTGTGCATTGTTCTCATACTACCAAGGAACTTGGAGAAAGTAGGCATGTCAGGAAAGCCAAGCTCTACGGCGGTGACGTATTCGCCGTCGCTGACGAATTTTAGGAAGAAGAAGACCTTGAATATCGCGGGTTCTGATTGGGTACGTTCCGACGGCCGCCGCATCCACCAGTGCCGCCCTGCATGTAAGTGTTAGATATACATGCTCTCTAGATGTAAAAAGTGGTAAATGCTCGTCTGTCTGTGTTGGCATGTCGTCTGTGTATGCGTGAGTTTCATTTTGGATTAGTTTTAAGGGGTGCGCTAGTGAGTTGTTCGTAGCTTGTGTTGCTATTTGGTTCTTTTGTTGTTGATAATTGTTAAATCTTCGCTCTTTGTATCTTGTGTTTTGACATTTTAACAGTCTGAATATCGATGTTTTAACTGACATATTACCGTTTTGGGATGGTTTTGAATTTTTACGTCATGTCCAATTGTTCGCTGACGAACTTATATGTAGTTATAAATTCGAACTGATATTTTTTCTCTCTCCCTTGCTGGGTGCTAGTATAGATTTAAGATTACTGCGCGGACTTAAAAATTGCATCATATTTTGGTTCGAATTCTGCAGTTCTAAGGACCGGTGCGGTGAGTTCTGCCTCGGGGTCTGCTTATGCAGAGTTTGGAAACACAAAGGTCATTGTATCTGTGTGAGTACACGATTTCATAGAATTTTCCATGACATGTTGTGTTTAATGCCAGCCTCCATCCCCATTAAATATATTTGTTGCTAGAATTAATGTTTCTGCATAAACTAATTTACGCATGTGGCATTTTGGTTAGAGAGAAGGAAAAATGTTATCTAGAGAGTTGGGAAAAATCTTTGAAATATCCTTGCGATCTCTTTTATCAAAGTAGGAAACTCTCCCTCTGCATATCTGCTCTCTCTTATTTTATAGGTTTCCTTTCTATGCTCAAACATATGAAAATTCTATAATAATATTACACTTCTATTTTTCATTGTGCCTTTTTCTTCCTGGTGGAATCTATAAAAATCACATCAATAACATAGTCGATAATGAAAATTGTTTTACGTTTCTTGAATTACCGAAATGAGGCATTACGTATGCTTCATTTTCTACCCACTCCTGCATACGTGCAAGGTGGATTTGTGCCTAAGCTTTCCTATTCGTTTTTGCATGTTCAGATTTTGTCCTAGAGAAAGTAAGAAAGCAATGAAGTACAGTGAAAAAGGGAGACTGAATTGTAATGTTCAGATTTGGTCCTAAGTTTTCCTATTCGTTTTTGCATGTCCAGATTTGGCCCTAGAGAAAGTAAGAAAGCAATGCTGTACAGTGACATGGGGAGACTGAATTGTAATGTCAGCTATACTACTTTTGCTACACCCATTCGTGGCCAGGTGCTATTTTATATTCTGCTCATCTTCCACTTTTCTTATATTCCATGATTAAcattttccgcatattttagatctaaattttattattctttattaGTTTTTCACAATTCACCCTATGTTTGTCAGGCACATGAGACTAAAGATCTGTCGTCAACACTCCACAAAGCTCTCGAGGGTGCTATTATACTGAAATCTTTCCCCAAGACAACTGTTGATGTTTTTGCGTTGGTCTTGGAATCCGGAGGAAGTAAGTTAGTTTAAGTTTCTGTTACGATTGGGCCTTGCGATTGTTATTTATGTATTAAAATTATAGGCATCAAAATCTAAATTGGTAGTTCATTTTCTAGGAATGTGCATGTCTTTACCCGTGACAGCTTATACATTTGTTAAATCTTGCCCAGGCTTTTAATCTGTGAATTTTTTTGAAGTGGTATACAAATACTTAAGAAGTTGCTATTGGTACATCAAGATTGTGGTTTCATGAGCTTCATTGGAAAAAGAACTAGTGTACCAAGCCAATCAAACCATGTTAACTTATTGCATCACAATTTGAAGCTGGTGACTTTCAGATTATTAAAATTTACTGCTTTTGTGCTTATGGAGTCATTGATTTGTTGCAGGCGATCTCCCAGTAGTAATATCGTGTGCCAGTCTTGCTCTAGCAGATGCCGGCATCATGTTATATGACATGGTTACCTCTGTATCAGTGGTATGCATCTCATGTTTGTTTGTTACATTGTCTTGGAATATCATGTGGCATGGATCATGATACATTCTGATTAGTCAGATAATGTGCCTAGCTATTTTCTTCGTTCCTGATGGATTTGAATCCAATCTGAGAATGCAAGTTTTATCGTTGGATGATTTTCCGTGAAAATATTCATGTTGCCTTATAATAAAAGGAGCATGTACGATCTCAAGTCTTTGTCAGAATAAAGTGAAAATAATCGAACCAAGCCCTCGGACACATtacatcaaatttttttttttgtttctgtgGTGTCAATGAGTGTTTTTACTAGTCTTTATAATCTCTCTTCATGTTCAGTCATTATTTGGGAAGGACTTTCTTATCGACCCCATTTCAGACGAGGAAAGTTACCGAGATGGCACTCTAATGATTACATTTATGCCATCGCGTAATGAGGTTACTCAAATGACTGTCACAGGAGAATGGTCGACACCAAAGATCCACGAGGTATGAAAAGCATATTGATGTACTGGTTTTTCTGTGTCACTATGATTAATCCATAGCCTCTGTACCGATCATTGTGCAGGCAATGCAGTTATGCCTTGATGCTTGCTCCAAGCTAGGGAAGATAATGAGGTATTGTCTAAAGGATGCTGCTTCTGGTAC
It encodes:
- the LOC140891365 gene encoding exosome complex component RRP41-like, with amino-acid sequence MSGKPSSTAVTYSPSLTNFRKKKTLNIAGSDWVRSDGRRIHQCRPAFLRTGAVSSASGSAYAEFGNTKVIVSVFGPRESKKAMLYSDMGRLNCNVSYTTFATPIRGQAHETKDLSSTLHKALEGAIILKSFPKTTVDVFALVLESGGSDLPVVISCASLALADAGIMLYDMVTSVSVSLFGKDFLIDPISDEESYRDGTLMITFMPSRNEVTQMTVTGEWSTPKIHEAMQLCLDACSKLGKIMRYCLKDAASGTLD